The Congregibacter litoralis KT71 genome contains a region encoding:
- the msbA gene encoding lipid A export permease/ATP-binding protein MsbA, with product MPDRRASRTMTHRQRQLMPLPKDTEQAPTPQSENGLKTYGRLLRYVRPLWPAFLVSMLGFVLYALTQSAFAGLMQYLPAAFDGSPLGTAGIMASDNLRSWEQKFGLNEAENVRLFLPLALIAIVTVRGLGSYLGSYYITYVARHVVNQLRLDVFAHINHLPAAYLAQRNSAELISLITFNIEQVAAAASTAIKVIVREGLTVIALLSYIFYLNWKLSLLFVVLAPVIGGIISLASSQFKKYSRRIQDSMGGITRVAAEAIRGFPVVRGYGGTAAENARFEERSRYALRQDLKLARVNEISTPVIQWLTYTALAGLFWFGLDPALRGSMDAGQFLAYITAASLVAKPLRQLTQVNARIQRGIAAAESVFDVLDQRPENPGGKTLDGPAKGAFTLKQLHFRYPGAEEDTLHDISLDIAPGETLALVGRSGSGKTTLVNLLAAQYPPPEGTLLLDGEAMESLQLSTLRRQIAFVSQHTTLFAASVRENIAYGDLATADDEAINEALAQANALDFVQRLPAGLDTILREEGDDFSGGQRQRLALARAFLKDAPILILDEATSAQDAESEKLIQQALQRILAGRTAIIIAHRLSTVEQVDRIAVMDQGSVVELGTHGELLAQQGLYAQLYQQQLQG from the coding sequence ATGCCCGACCGACGCGCATCCCGTACAATGACACATCGCCAGCGTCAGTTAATGCCCTTGCCTAAAGACACGGAACAAGCTCCTACACCGCAATCGGAGAACGGCCTCAAGACCTATGGTCGCCTCCTACGCTATGTGCGTCCCCTGTGGCCGGCGTTTTTAGTCAGCATGCTGGGGTTTGTGCTTTACGCCCTGACCCAGTCCGCGTTTGCCGGTTTGATGCAGTATCTGCCCGCCGCTTTCGACGGCAGCCCCCTGGGGACTGCTGGCATTATGGCTTCGGACAATCTTCGCAGCTGGGAGCAAAAATTCGGCCTGAATGAGGCGGAGAATGTCCGGTTGTTTCTGCCCCTTGCGCTCATCGCCATTGTGACCGTGCGCGGCCTCGGCTCTTACCTTGGCAGCTACTACATCACCTATGTGGCCCGACACGTGGTGAATCAACTGCGCCTGGATGTGTTCGCGCACATCAATCATTTGCCCGCCGCCTATTTAGCGCAGCGCAATTCTGCCGAGCTCATTTCTCTCATCACCTTTAATATCGAGCAGGTCGCCGCAGCGGCCTCCACCGCCATCAAAGTCATTGTGCGCGAGGGGCTCACGGTGATCGCGCTTCTGAGCTATATCTTTTATCTCAATTGGAAACTGTCGCTGCTGTTTGTCGTGCTGGCACCGGTGATCGGCGGCATCATCAGTCTCGCCTCCTCACAGTTTAAAAAGTACAGCCGCCGTATTCAGGACTCCATGGGAGGGATTACCCGGGTCGCCGCAGAGGCCATCCGTGGCTTCCCCGTGGTTCGCGGTTACGGCGGCACCGCTGCAGAAAATGCGCGCTTCGAGGAGCGTAGCCGCTACGCGTTGCGCCAGGACCTCAAACTCGCGCGGGTCAATGAAATCAGCACACCGGTGATTCAATGGCTGACCTACACCGCTCTTGCGGGACTTTTCTGGTTTGGCCTGGACCCGGCGCTTCGGGGGAGCATGGATGCGGGGCAGTTTCTCGCCTACATCACCGCCGCCAGTCTCGTCGCTAAACCCCTCCGTCAGCTGACCCAGGTGAATGCCCGTATCCAGCGTGGTATCGCCGCCGCCGAAAGCGTTTTCGACGTCCTGGATCAGCGTCCCGAGAACCCGGGCGGTAAAACCCTGGACGGCCCCGCGAAGGGAGCGTTCACTCTGAAGCAGCTTCACTTCCGCTACCCCGGCGCTGAGGAGGACACCCTCCACGATATCTCCCTGGACATCGCGCCGGGAGAAACCCTGGCCCTGGTGGGGCGCTCAGGCTCGGGTAAAACCACCCTGGTAAATCTATTGGCAGCGCAGTATCCGCCGCCCGAGGGCACCCTGTTGCTGGATGGCGAGGCGATGGAATCCCTGCAATTGTCGACGCTACGCCGGCAAATCGCCTTTGTGAGCCAGCACACCACGCTGTTTGCAGCGAGCGTGCGCGAGAATATTGCCTATGGGGATCTGGCGACTGCCGATGACGAGGCGATCAACGAGGCCCTGGCCCAGGCCAATGCCCTGGATTTCGTCCAGCGCCTGCCCGCGGGGCTGGACACTATTTTGCGGGAAGAAGGCGATGACTTCTCCGGCGGGCAGCGGCAGCGTTTGGCCCTCGCCCGGGCGTTTCTCAAGGACGCGCCGATTCTCATCCTCGATGAGGCCACCTCCGCGCAGGATGCCGAAAGCGAAAAGCTCATTCAGCAGGCTCTCCAGCGCATCCTGGCCGGTCGCACGGCCATTATCATTGCTCATCGCCTGTCTACCGTAGAGCAGGTTGACCGCATCGCGGTCATGGATCAGGGCTCCGTGGTGGAATTAGGCACCCACGGAGAACTCCTCGCGCAGCAGGGGCTCTACGCGCAGCTTTATCAACAGCAGCTCCAGGGATGA
- a CDS encoding DUF1330 domain-containing protein, which produces MKHIDPSRAQFDAFKALPRDTPIMMLNLIRLKETATYPDGETCSGAEAYRRYGEYSGPIFRELGGEILWRGHQECMLTGPTDKHWDIAFVARYPHAGAFLAMVTNPDYQAIVIHRSVAVDDSRLIRFGVDDAGDGFAG; this is translated from the coding sequence ATGAAACATATCGATCCCAGCCGCGCACAGTTTGATGCCTTCAAGGCGCTGCCGCGAGACACGCCCATCATGATGCTCAACCTCATTCGTCTCAAGGAAACCGCCACCTACCCCGACGGAGAAACCTGCAGCGGTGCCGAGGCCTATCGCCGCTACGGAGAGTACAGTGGTCCGATTTTTCGCGAGCTCGGCGGAGAGATTCTCTGGCGGGGCCATCAGGAATGTATGCTCACGGGCCCCACGGACAAGCATTGGGACATAGCCTTTGTGGCGCGTTACCCCCATGCCGGGGCATTTCTGGCCATGGTGACCAATCCTGATTACCAGGCCATCGTCATACACCGCAGCGTCGCGGTGGACGACAGCCGTTTGATTCGCTTTGGTGTTGATGACGCCGGCGACGGTTTCGCGGGCTAG
- the metC gene encoding cystathionine beta-lyase produces the protein MEKDVEKNVSNDVTEQSSPPAADARHLNTRIVHAGRPDPRVVNGPVFHASTVLFENYAALKAREAAPLDREHMYYGRMGTPTTRALEDAICELDNSVGAVLATSGTASIASILNCYLSPGDHLLMVDSVYGPTRKFCVGSLARRGVRTSFYDPLKHESLESLIDDSTRMIFMESPGSATFEIQDVPAIVAVAKQHGLLTAIDNTWATPLLFNPLDFGVDLAMQSGTKYLNGHADCLFGVTTMRSPELYTQLHHHTLAHGMHLAPDDANLALRGLRTLAVRMGVHDQGARCVAAWLEKQPRVRRLLHPAWESCPGHAIFERDFQGANGLFGMVMRRETEEALAAFVDALQLFGVGFSWGGFESLCLPMQATRNLASVPLAHDEGLVRLHIGLEHPEDLIADLAQGFAAMDAVTSSS, from the coding sequence GTGGAGAAGGATGTGGAGAAGAACGTGAGCAACGATGTGACAGAGCAGTCCAGTCCCCCCGCAGCCGATGCTCGGCATCTGAACACTCGTATTGTCCACGCCGGTCGTCCCGACCCCCGGGTGGTCAATGGCCCCGTTTTTCACGCGTCAACGGTGCTGTTTGAAAACTACGCGGCGCTCAAGGCGCGGGAAGCGGCGCCCCTGGATCGCGAGCATATGTATTACGGGCGCATGGGAACACCGACCACCCGAGCCCTGGAAGATGCGATTTGCGAGCTCGATAACAGCGTGGGTGCGGTGCTCGCTACCTCGGGCACGGCCTCTATTGCGAGCATCCTCAACTGCTACCTCTCTCCCGGTGACCATCTGCTGATGGTGGACAGCGTTTATGGCCCCACGCGGAAGTTTTGCGTGGGCAGCCTGGCCCGCCGCGGGGTGCGCACAAGCTTCTACGATCCTCTGAAACATGAGTCCCTGGAGTCGCTCATCGATGACAGCACGCGCATGATCTTCATGGAATCCCCGGGATCGGCCACCTTTGAGATTCAGGATGTGCCGGCGATTGTCGCTGTCGCGAAACAGCACGGTTTGCTCACGGCCATCGACAATACCTGGGCCACCCCCCTGCTGTTTAACCCCCTGGATTTCGGTGTGGATCTGGCGATGCAGTCGGGTACGAAATACCTCAACGGGCATGCGGACTGTCTTTTTGGTGTGACCACGATGCGGAGTCCCGAACTCTATACCCAGCTTCACCATCACACCCTTGCGCACGGCATGCATCTTGCGCCCGATGATGCCAATCTGGCCCTCCGGGGTTTGCGAACCCTCGCCGTGCGCATGGGCGTTCATGACCAGGGTGCCCGGTGCGTCGCCGCCTGGCTGGAGAAGCAGCCCCGGGTGCGTCGCTTACTGCATCCCGCCTGGGAGTCCTGCCCCGGGCACGCCATCTTTGAACGGGATTTCCAGGGCGCTAACGGACTCTTTGGCATGGTGATGAGGCGGGAGACCGAGGAGGCACTGGCCGCCTTTGTGGATGCCCTGCAGCTGTTTGGCGTGGGTTTTTCCTGGGGCGGTTTTGAGAGCCTTTGTTTGCCCATGCAGGCCACCCGTAACCTGGCCAGTGTTCCCCTCGCTCATGACGAGGGTCTCGTTCGATTGCATATCGGCCTGGAGCACCCCGAGGACCTGATAGCGGACCTGGCCCAGGGCTTTGCGGCGATGGACGCCGTGACGTCTTCGTCCTAA
- a CDS encoding glycosyltransferase family 4 protein, with translation MKVLQVLPALDTGGVERGTLDIARALVQAGHSSSVLSGGGRMVSRLQKQGSDHVLWSLGKKSPLSLRHVRPLRRWLASQHFDILHLRSRMPGWLCWLAWRGMDPATRPRLVTTVHGMHSVSRYSEIVTCGERIIVVSESIRDYVLENYPRCDPDKLRLIYRGINPLEFPRGHQPAEQWLSDWYREFPQLLDQRVVTMAGRLTRLKGHHDFVDVIEQLRKTGQPVHGLIVGGEDPKRIAYAREIYQAVKERGLEEHLTFAGHRGDLRDIYAVSDVVLSLSTQPESFGRTVLEPLSEGRPVVGYDHGGVAEILSALYPRGAVPVRDTAAAATQVAAILSGQVAPPRRNTQFLLDVMARDTLSVYEELLSAPRAL, from the coding sequence ATGAAAGTCCTTCAGGTACTTCCCGCCCTGGACACCGGCGGCGTTGAACGGGGCACTCTGGATATTGCCAGAGCGCTTGTGCAGGCGGGCCATAGCTCCTCGGTGCTCTCCGGCGGAGGTCGCATGGTGTCTCGTCTTCAAAAGCAGGGCTCGGACCATGTCCTCTGGTCCCTGGGCAAAAAATCGCCCCTAAGCCTTCGGCACGTACGCCCTCTCCGGCGCTGGCTGGCCTCCCAGCACTTTGACATCCTTCACCTGCGCTCACGTATGCCCGGCTGGCTGTGCTGGCTTGCCTGGCGCGGCATGGACCCCGCTACCCGCCCCCGTCTTGTGACGACGGTGCATGGCATGCACTCCGTCAGCCGTTATAGCGAGATCGTCACCTGTGGCGAGCGGATCATCGTGGTCTCCGAATCCATTCGGGACTATGTGCTCGAGAACTACCCACGCTGCGATCCGGACAAACTACGGCTCATCTATCGCGGCATCAATCCCCTGGAGTTCCCCCGGGGACATCAGCCCGCGGAACAATGGCTTTCGGACTGGTACCGCGAGTTCCCCCAACTGCTGGATCAGCGCGTGGTCACCATGGCCGGACGCCTCACGCGACTCAAGGGGCACCACGATTTTGTCGATGTCATTGAACAGCTGCGCAAGACAGGGCAGCCCGTCCACGGCCTCATCGTTGGCGGTGAAGACCCCAAGCGCATCGCCTATGCGCGGGAAATTTACCAGGCCGTGAAAGAACGGGGACTCGAGGAACATCTTACCTTTGCGGGCCACCGCGGCGATCTGCGCGACATCTACGCGGTGTCCGATGTTGTTCTGTCCCTGTCCACCCAGCCGGAATCCTTCGGGCGCACCGTTCTCGAGCCTCTCAGTGAAGGGCGGCCCGTGGTGGGCTACGACCATGGCGGCGTCGCAGAAATACTCTCGGCCCTGTATCCCCGGGGGGCGGTGCCCGTGCGGGACACCGCGGCAGCGGCGACCCAGGTGGCCGCGATTCTCTCGGGACAGGTCGCCCCTCCGCGCCGTAATACGCAGTTTCTTCTGGATGTCATGGCGCGAGACACCCTCAGCGTCTATGAGGAACTTCTCTCGGCGCCGCGGGCGCTTTGA
- a CDS encoding glutathione S-transferase family protein yields MSELILHQYADSPFSEKIRAIFGFKGLPYQSVDIPAIMPKPDLVALTGGYRRTPIMQRGADIYCDTALIAAVIEDHSPENPIFRGPGLAQAVAAARWTDSEFFRVCVGLVFQPRALAANPRFKDPGAAEAFVKDRAAFTKGSPGLAVPLPRAEAVFREHLRAMDQSLDRQHFLGGDAPDILDFSTWHLCWFVHRQEVLRPYFEGVPKVNAWLERMGGFSTAPVAKTLSSEEAIAIARDSNPRRIEEPKIDPAVGMAPGTMVSVLPTDYGLQPVTGSLLHVDDRRIVVARSDERAGDLQVHFPRYGFELSLAGETP; encoded by the coding sequence ATGAGTGAGCTCATTCTTCATCAATACGCGGACTCCCCTTTCTCAGAGAAGATCCGTGCCATTTTTGGCTTTAAAGGTCTTCCCTATCAAAGCGTCGATATACCGGCAATCATGCCAAAGCCGGACCTCGTGGCATTAACCGGCGGCTACCGCAGAACACCTATCATGCAACGCGGCGCGGATATCTACTGCGACACGGCCCTGATTGCAGCCGTCATCGAAGACCACAGCCCTGAAAACCCTATCTTCCGAGGCCCGGGGCTGGCGCAGGCCGTTGCAGCGGCACGTTGGACCGACAGCGAGTTTTTCCGCGTCTGTGTCGGTCTGGTTTTTCAGCCTAGAGCGCTCGCGGCCAATCCGCGCTTCAAAGACCCCGGCGCCGCCGAGGCCTTTGTCAAAGACCGGGCGGCATTCACCAAAGGTAGCCCGGGTCTTGCGGTGCCCCTGCCTCGCGCCGAAGCGGTGTTCCGTGAGCACCTCCGTGCCATGGACCAGAGCCTGGACCGTCAGCACTTTTTAGGCGGCGACGCACCCGACATTCTGGACTTTTCCACCTGGCACCTGTGCTGGTTTGTACATCGCCAGGAGGTCTTACGCCCCTACTTTGAAGGTGTTCCGAAGGTAAACGCCTGGCTTGAGCGGATGGGCGGTTTCAGCACGGCGCCCGTGGCAAAAACCCTCTCCAGTGAGGAGGCCATCGCTATCGCCCGAGACAGCAATCCCCGGAGGATCGAAGAGCCAAAGATTGATCCCGCAGTGGGGATGGCTCCGGGTACCATGGTCAGCGTTCTCCCCACGGACTATGGTTTACAGCCGGTGACGGGGTCTCTACTTCACGTCGATGACCGGCGCATTGTCGTCGCCCGGAGCGACGAGCGGGCCGGCGACCTCCAGGTACACTTCCCCCGTTACGGCTTTGAACTATCCCTTGCAGGAGAAACGCCATGA
- a CDS encoding creatininase family protein — MLMALSTWCDVEAYLERSRSILLPIGSMEQHGPTGLIGTDAICPTVIAEAAAAEDPEILIGPTFSVGCAQHHLGFPGSMTLRPSTMIAAIADWSTSLRRHGFERIYWFNGHGGNVATIAAAFAEVYAQRSFAGADSDIPALQMKQRNWWELPGVMSTCRRLHPKNEGSHATASEVAVTYAAYPEQVRNLDLDPKVAPSGGFSDADDYRRRYADGRIGSDPTQATVAAGKEIIAAAANALREDFLAFARCED, encoded by the coding sequence ATGTTAATGGCCCTATCCACCTGGTGTGACGTCGAAGCCTATCTTGAGCGCAGTCGCAGCATTCTATTGCCCATCGGATCCATGGAGCAGCATGGTCCCACGGGGCTCATTGGCACGGATGCTATCTGTCCCACGGTGATCGCCGAAGCCGCGGCCGCCGAGGACCCGGAGATACTGATCGGCCCGACCTTCTCTGTCGGTTGCGCCCAGCATCACCTGGGATTTCCCGGCAGCATGACCCTCAGACCCAGCACCATGATTGCTGCCATCGCTGACTGGAGCACATCCCTGCGCCGTCACGGCTTTGAGCGTATTTACTGGTTCAACGGCCACGGGGGCAATGTGGCCACGATTGCCGCCGCCTTTGCTGAAGTTTATGCACAGCGCAGTTTCGCAGGGGCAGATTCGGACATACCGGCCTTGCAAATGAAGCAGCGCAACTGGTGGGAACTACCCGGCGTCATGAGCACCTGCCGGCGTCTTCATCCAAAGAACGAGGGCTCCCACGCCACGGCCTCGGAGGTGGCAGTGACCTACGCGGCCTATCCCGAGCAGGTTCGAAATCTGGACCTGGATCCCAAGGTAGCGCCCAGCGGTGGTTTCAGCGATGCGGACGACTATCGTCGTCGCTATGCCGATGGCCGCATCGGCTCGGATCCCACCCAGGCGACGGTTGCTGCAGGCAAAGAAATCATAGCCGCGGCTGCCAACGCCCTGCGTGAGGATTTTCTTGCCTTCGCCCGTTGCGAGGATTAG